The Candidatus Zixiibacteriota bacterium nucleotide sequence TTGATGAGGATGAACCGGAAATTCTTTATGTCGGCGCCACTCACGCCCGCGAAGTAATCACGTCGGAAGTAATTCTCTACTTCATGAATTACCTGACTCAGAATTACGGCACCGATCCTGAGGTGACATATCTGGTCGATAACCGGGAGATGTGGTTTATTCTGGTGGCCAACCCCGACGGGTACAGCTACAATGATATAAACTCCCCCGGTGGCGGCGGAATGTGGCGAAAGAACCGTCGCGACAACGGTGACGGCTCTGTCGGCGTTGACCTGAATCGTAATTTCGGATACATGTGGGGCTACGACGACGCCGGTTCATCGCCGCAAGGAAGCAACGAAACATACCGCGGCCAGGGACCCTTCTCGGAGCTGGAAACCCAGGCCTTGCGCGACTTCATCACCGCGCACGACTTCCCCATCACCATGTACTATCATTCTCATGCCAATCTTATCCTCTGGCCGTGGGGGTATGCCAATAACTTATATACGCCGGATGAAAATATCTTTTCCGCTATCGGTGAGAAGATCAGTTTTTACAACGGGTATTTCCCGGGCCCGGCATGGATGCTCTACTTGACCAACGGCACCAGCGATGACTGGGGATATGGCGAACAGACCACCAAGAACAAGAATTTTGCCTTCACCGTCGAGGTCGGCACTTATGATGACGGTTTCTGGCCTCCTCCGGGGCGGATTCCAATACTGACCGAGGAAAATCTTCAGCCTAATATCCTGCTGGCCAACCTCGTCGGAAATGTCTATTCGATTCTGCCGCCCGATCCGCCTCTTCTGACCGCACCCGATTCGATCCCCACCGGCTCGGGATATAATGTTGATTGGATGCTGCATGATACCCTCAACCCGGCCGTGAACTATGAGTTGACCGAGATGCAGAATCGCCGGATTATCTCCGACTCGGCCAATAGTTTCGCCAACTGGACAAACAAGGATTTTGTCCTCGCCAACGATAATTACCACTCGCCGGGAAAAAGCTTCTTTTCCGGCAGTCCCTCTACGGTTAACCGCTATATTGAGACGGCCATACCTTATACTGTCCAGCCCGACGATTCACTGAAATTCTGGACTTCTTACTCTATCTCGGAAAATTGGGATTTCGCTTTCGTGGAGATCTCCACCGATGGCTTAATCTATACTACGATTCCGGGAAATGTCACGACCGATAATAATTCCTACGGTCATAATCGCGGCTATGGTATCACTGGGTATTCCGCCGGCTGGGTGGAAGCGAAGTTCGACCTGTCCGCCTATGTCGGGCAATCAATTTATATCCGGATATCATATAAGGTTTACAGCACTTATTATGCGTGGGAAGGGATATATGTCGATGACATTCGCCCGGTCGTAAAATTCGGCACGACGACGGTCTTATCTTCATCCCTCACAGACACATCTTACTCCATCGCCAGCCGCCCGGATGGTCTTTATTATTACCGTGTGCGGGCCAATGATGCCGATGGCCAGTGGGGCAGATACTCGGTCATCGATAATGTGACAGTCGGTAATCCTTATATCTGCGGTGATGCCAACGGCAGCGGTGTCGTCAATATCCAGGATATTACATTCCTTATCAACTTCCTCTATAAAGGAGGCCTGGCACCAATCCCGGTTCAGGCAGGTGATGCCAATGGCGACGGCATAATAAATATCAGAGATATTACTCATCTGATAAATTTCCTCTACAAAGGCGGCCCGATACCGATCTGCCCGTAAACGCCGTAAGACAGTTTAAGGGGACAGCGTCCGCAAGCTGTCCCCTTTTTTTGCTCCCGATTTCTTATTCCTTGGCCGGCCTCTAAATGATATTGCGCTACCGGCCCGAAATATCTCTTGACAGCCCCCAACCCCCTTTTTAAATTATGATCGAATTCAGCCTGACAGAAAAACAACCGACCCTGACCGGGGAAAAGGCATCCCCGCCATGTTTCGGATGCTCTAAAGACGCATTCGTTAAGGAATAGTCCCCGGAGGCCGGTATGAAATGATAATTTAAACTCTAATAACCGGAGGAATATCATGCTTCAACTGAAAAATTGCAGTGTGCGGTGGGATAAAGACAAATATATCCCCAAGAAGATATCGGGATTTCAGACCGTTTCGGGTACAGGGACGCCGCGAGCCATCGCCATGGCTTTCCTTAAAAAGAACGCAGAAGCTCTAAAAATAATCGACCTGATAAGGGATCTGAAATACGAGAAAACCGGCGAGAGCCTCGGCGCCGGAAAGGTTCTGTTCCAGCAGTATTTCCGCGGGACTCCCATTCACGGCGCCTGGGTGGCCGTTCATGTCGACCATAGAAATCGTGTATTCATGGTCAGGAATGATACTGTGCCGATAGACTCCCTTGAAGAAAGGGTGCACAAATCAAAAGCCAAACCGCTGTCCGCGGTTTCGATTCAGGCCATTATCAAGAAGAGAGCAAAAGAGCATGGCTGGAAAGACTCTCCCATCAGGAAGGAAAGCATGATATATGCTTATAAGAATACTTATCGGAAAGTCTGGAAAGTTAAATTCGGCGCCGTAAAGCCGATGGCCATCTGGATTCTCTTTATCGACAAGAGCACCGGTCATGTCATCGACCAGCATAATATCATTAAGAAAGGTGTGACGGGTAAAGGGAGAGTTTTCATCCCCAATCCGATCGTGGCTCTCAATAGAGACGACCTCTATAATATGCTGGACCGCGACGCCGGAGTATTCCAGCCCGCCTATAAGGAAGTGGCTCTGCATGACCTCAAGCCGGGCGGCTACCTTATCGGGCCTTATGTCGACACCACGGCAACACGCAATCCGGCATTTTCCGCCGAACTCAAATTCATTTATAACCGCTATAATAACCACTTTGAAGAAGTTATGGCTTACTACCATATCGATACCGTGCAGAGGTATATCCAATCATTGGGATTCAAGGGAAAAAGAGGGATACTGAATCGAAGCATCAAGGTGAATGCCCACTGCGGCCCCGAGGATAATTCCTACTATAACCCCATGCCCGAGAAAAAGGATTTGAACTTCGGCGACGGCGGCGTCGATGACGCGGAGGATGCCGATATCATTCTTCACGAGTACGGCCATGCCCTTCAGGACGATATTATCAGCGGATTCGGGCAGAGTCAGGAGGGAGGAGCAATGGGCGAAGGATTCGGCGATTATCTGGCCGCTTCCTTCTTTGAGGAATATAAGACGACGCCGAGAAAAGTGCGCTTTGCCGAGTGGGATGTCAAAGCCGCCCGGGGCAACAAGGCAGGATGCCTTAGATATTTGAATAGTCCCAAGCATTACCCCGAGAATATGACAGGCGAGGTTCACGACGACGGAGAAATCTGGTCGGCCTGTCTCTGGAAGGTGCGAAAGCTCCTGGGAAGAAAGAAGGCGGATACGGTCATTCTGGAAAGCCATTTCTATCTGACCCAGTATTCCGATTTCCAGGATGGCGCCGAGGCAATCATCGTAGCCGAAAAAAACCTTTATGGCGGCAAGAACAGCCGGGCGCTCACCAAAATATTTAAAGACCGGGGAATATTATAGTTTCGACCTGAACAAAGAAAAACCAGTGGCAATCGGCTGAATGAATCATCCGATCAAGAGGAGGCTAAAATGACAGTTTATATGCTCGGTTCGCGAGGTACCGAAGTACGTAAAATTCAGGAGAAGCTCAAAAAACTGGATTACTATCATGGCCCGCTCGACGGCGAATTCGGGGGCGGCACCGATGCGGCCGTCAGGTCTTTCCAGAGGCTAAAAGGGCTGAAGATTGACGGTCGGGTCGGCCCGATAACCTGGAAAGAACTGTTCCATACAAAAATTGCCGATCCGGTTATAATAAAAGAAAACATCGAGCGCAAATGCCTTACCCTGACCGGCTGCTTTGAGACCTCTGTCGGTATCCCGGAATGCTTTGCCGGACTCAGCAGCGATTTCGACGGCCAGGGCCTGAGCTTTGGCGCCCTCCAATGGAATTTCGGTAAGGACTCGCTGCAGCCTCTTCTCAGAGAGATGATAAACAGCCGCCCGGATATCATGGAATCAATCTTCCATGGAAATTATTCGGTGCTCCTGGCGGCGCTGGAGTCAGACAAGGCGGAACTGATGGCCTTTGCCAGGTCAATTCAGAATCCTGTCACATTTTCAATCTATGAGCCATGGCGCGGAATGTTCAAATCGCTGGGTCGAAGAGAGGAGTTTCAAAAAATTCAACTCAAATATTCAGGTGAGATATTTCAGGCGGCGCTTCATCTCTGCCGGGAATACGAACTCTGGTCGGAGCGGGCCCTGGCCTTGATGTTTGATATTAGTGTGCAGAACGGAAGCATCAGCCAACTGGTCAAAGCCCGCATCCATGCCGGATTCGAAGAACTCCCCTCTCAAATGTCATCCGATGCACGGGAAATTGAAAAAATGCGCATCGTGGCCAACCGCCGCGCCGACTCAGCGCAACCCGAGTGGGCCGAGGATGTTCGCGCCCGCAAGCTCTGCTGTGCCAACGGCGCCGGGTATGTCCATGGTGTGAACTATGACCTCGAGGCGCAGTTCGGCATAAAACTCTCTCGATATGATCAGTGAGATGGCGGGAAACAAAAAATCCATATCACTTTAAATCAAAAGCGGCGGTCAAGGGGTGACCGCCGCTTTGCGCATCAATTAGATCAACCCTGTCGCCCTTAATTCGGAGGACAGATCGGAATCGGCCCCCCTTTATACAGGTAGTTTATCAAGTAAGTAACATCTCTGATATTTACTATGCCGTCGCCATTGGCATCACCGGCCTGCATCGGATCCGGCGCCAGACCGCCCTTGTAAAGGAAATTGATAAGATAGGTAATATCTTTGATATTCACTATTCTATCCTTATTGGCATCTCCGCACACATAGGGGGAACCAACGGTGGTCTGACTGATGTTCGAAAACACGCCCCATTGATTCTCCTCATCTTTGGCCCTTACTTTGTAATAGTATATGCCGTCCGGTCGACCCGAAATCGCATACGAAGTATCGGTCAGCGATGACGACAGAACGGTCGTAGTCTCAAAACCGCTGATGGGGCTGATATCATCGATATAGATGCCCTGCCCCGCGTAGTAGAGATCATGATCCTTATATGAAAAGCGGACATAAATTTCCTGCCCGACAAAGGCCGATAGGTCAAATCGCCCTTCTACCCAGTCGCCGGAGTTGCCCGTTATACCATGGCCGCGATTGTGATAAAAATAATTGTTGCTGATCGTGAGGTTGCCGGGAATCGTGAAAAACGTCGTCCCATTCGTCGAAACCTCAACCCAGGCAAAATCCCAAGTTTCGGTCAAAGAATAATTAGTCCAGAATTTCAGCGTGTCGTTGGGTTTAACCAGATAAGGGGTCGTCGATTGAACATATCGAAAGGCAAGGCTGGGGGTACCGGAATGGAAGCTGCTGCCGGAAGAATGATAGTAGGTATTCGAAAGGACATAGCCGCTGGTAAGCCAGGAATTAAAATTATTGGCCGAATCGGTCCCGGTCTGTAAATCCTGCATCTCGAGCAATTCGTAATTTACCGGTGGGTTGATTGTATCATACAGTGACCAATCAACGGAGTATGAACTGCCGCCGGGAATGCTGTCGGGCGAGGTTAGGGATGGTGTTTCCGGAGGAGCGATTGAATTGACGTCCCCGGCCAGTGAAATCAGAAATAGACTGCCCGGAAGATTTTCCGCGGTGATTTCCGGAATCCGTGACACAGGCGGCCAGAAACCGTCAAAATAGTTCCCCGCTTCGATAGTATACCCATAGCACTTTTACTTGAGAGTCTGCTCGGCATAGGCCCAGTCATTGACATCACCATTGACCGGATACATGGCCCAACCGGGGTCGGCGGTATAATTGTTATAGGAACTTAAGCGCTGGCCTAAAGCATTGAAAACTTTTTCGTCCGGTGTATACGTACCCACCGCATATCCGTATGGCCAGAGAATCAGATTGGAGTAGGCGTGATAGTTGATGATGATCTCAAAATGATGGGCAATAATAAGATCACGGACAGCCTGGGTTTCTGCTTCAGAAAACGGCCCGGAACCGCGATAAGTCTCAGTTGCGGTATTTGGAGAAGAGCCGATATCATCATACCCCCACATATATCCATAGTTGCGATTGA carries:
- a CDS encoding M14 family zinc carboxypeptidase — protein: MTLWKWLLITLLILFPAVVSATDSQSQFMQVRIMIDSKEQFIQIQQMPLEIIQTGDRYIEIVTDPAGVSRLQYLGFRTVTIHDDLTEFYRNRLGAKGMGAYKTLSQLETELFFMNYGYPNIVSPMISIGKTLENRDIWAVKISDNPNIDEDEPEILYVGATHAREVITSEVILYFMNYLTQNYGTDPEVTYLVDNREMWFILVANPDGYSYNDINSPGGGGMWRKNRRDNGDGSVGVDLNRNFGYMWGYDDAGSSPQGSNETYRGQGPFSELETQALRDFITAHDFPITMYYHSHANLILWPWGYANNLYTPDENIFSAIGEKISFYNGYFPGPAWMLYLTNGTSDDWGYGEQTTKNKNFAFTVEVGTYDDGFWPPPGRIPILTEENLQPNILLANLVGNVYSILPPDPPLLTAPDSIPTGSGYNVDWMLHDTLNPAVNYELTEMQNRRIISDSANSFANWTNKDFVLANDNYHSPGKSFFSGSPSTVNRYIETAIPYTVQPDDSLKFWTSYSISENWDFAFVEISTDGLIYTTIPGNVTTDNNSYGHNRGYGITGYSAGWVEAKFDLSAYVGQSIYIRISYKVYSTYYAWEGIYVDDIRPVVKFGTTTVLSSSLTDTSYSIASRPDGLYYYRVRANDADGQWGRYSVIDNVTVGNPYICGDANGSGVVNIQDITFLINFLYKGGLAPIPVQAGDANGDGIINIRDITHLINFLYKGGPIPICP
- a CDS encoding M36 family metallopeptidase, with translation MLQLKNCSVRWDKDKYIPKKISGFQTVSGTGTPRAIAMAFLKKNAEALKIIDLIRDLKYEKTGESLGAGKVLFQQYFRGTPIHGAWVAVHVDHRNRVFMVRNDTVPIDSLEERVHKSKAKPLSAVSIQAIIKKRAKEHGWKDSPIRKESMIYAYKNTYRKVWKVKFGAVKPMAIWILFIDKSTGHVIDQHNIIKKGVTGKGRVFIPNPIVALNRDDLYNMLDRDAGVFQPAYKEVALHDLKPGGYLIGPYVDTTATRNPAFSAELKFIYNRYNNHFEEVMAYYHIDTVQRYIQSLGFKGKRGILNRSIKVNAHCGPEDNSYYNPMPEKKDLNFGDGGVDDAEDADIILHEYGHALQDDIISGFGQSQEGGAMGEGFGDYLAASFFEEYKTTPRKVRFAEWDVKAARGNKAGCLRYLNSPKHYPENMTGEVHDDGEIWSACLWKVRKLLGRKKADTVILESHFYLTQYSDFQDGAEAIIVAEKNLYGGKNSRALTKIFKDRGIL
- a CDS encoding peptidoglycan-binding domain-containing protein gives rise to the protein MTVYMLGSRGTEVRKIQEKLKKLDYYHGPLDGEFGGGTDAAVRSFQRLKGLKIDGRVGPITWKELFHTKIADPVIIKENIERKCLTLTGCFETSVGIPECFAGLSSDFDGQGLSFGALQWNFGKDSLQPLLREMINSRPDIMESIFHGNYSVLLAALESDKAELMAFARSIQNPVTFSIYEPWRGMFKSLGRREEFQKIQLKYSGEIFQAALHLCREYELWSERALALMFDISVQNGSISQLVKARIHAGFEELPSQMSSDAREIEKMRIVANRRADSAQPEWAEDVRARKLCCANGAGYVHGVNYDLEAQFGIKLSRYDQ
- a CDS encoding immune inhibitor A codes for the protein MSRIPEITAENLPGSLFLISLAGDVNSIAPPETPSLTSPDSIPGGSSYSVDWSLYDTINPPVNYELLEMQDLQTGTDSANNFNSWLTSGYVLSNTYYHSSGSSFHSGTPSLAFRYVQSTTPYLVKPNDTLKFWTNYSLTETWDFAWVEVSTNGTTFFTIPGNLTISNNYFYHNRGHGITGNSGDWVEGRFDLSAFVGQEIYVRFSYKDHDLYYAGQGIYIDDISPISGFETTTVLSSSLTDTSYAISGRPDGIYYYKVRAKDEENQWGVFSNISQTTVGSPYVCGDANKDRIVNIKDITYLINFLYKGGLAPDPMQAGDANGDGIVNIRDVTYLINYLYKGGPIPICPPN